Proteins encoded by one window of Micromonospora coxensis:
- a CDS encoding coiled-coil domain-containing protein, whose product MTAPLRRWMTPVVSVLAALAILAGAAPAIAAPSTPTPSGHAEDDEPKLLTDVIELRNREYSKAKSKLEKSKKRQLELAMEVRRAQDELEALKPHVTQIAAQSYRTGRIGAVSMLLESDAPDSFVRRAAALDELNMVNGQKLAEVTAVKNRAEQAKLALDAEVREQQKLTNDMARESREAEKALALVGGKGFTGGLVDATSPVARIAPGRTADGGWRSESCSEDDPTTSGCVTPRTLHAYKEVRRAGFKRFAGCYRPGGPWEHPKGKACDWSLQNSGFAPWHNNDTRMYGNNLTAFLIRNADRLGIYYVIWNRQIWFPATGWKSYSGPSNHTDHVHMSLL is encoded by the coding sequence GTGACGGCACCCCTGCGCCGCTGGATGACTCCGGTGGTGTCCGTGCTCGCCGCCCTGGCCATCCTCGCCGGCGCGGCCCCCGCCATTGCCGCCCCCTCGACCCCCACCCCCTCCGGGCACGCGGAGGACGACGAGCCCAAGTTGCTCACCGACGTCATCGAGCTGCGCAACCGCGAGTACAGCAAGGCGAAGTCGAAGCTGGAGAAGTCGAAGAAGCGCCAGCTCGAACTCGCCATGGAGGTACGGCGGGCGCAGGACGAGCTGGAGGCGCTCAAGCCGCACGTCACCCAGATCGCCGCCCAGTCGTACCGGACCGGCCGGATCGGCGCGGTGTCGATGCTGCTGGAGAGCGACGCGCCCGACTCGTTCGTCCGACGCGCGGCCGCCCTGGACGAGCTGAACATGGTCAACGGGCAGAAGCTGGCCGAGGTGACCGCCGTCAAGAACCGCGCGGAGCAGGCCAAGCTGGCGCTCGACGCCGAGGTTCGCGAGCAGCAGAAGCTCACCAACGACATGGCCCGGGAGAGCCGGGAGGCGGAGAAGGCCCTCGCGCTCGTCGGCGGCAAGGGCTTCACCGGCGGCCTGGTGGACGCGACGTCCCCGGTCGCCCGGATCGCCCCCGGCCGGACGGCGGACGGCGGCTGGCGCTCCGAGTCGTGCAGCGAGGACGACCCGACCACCTCGGGCTGTGTCACGCCGCGCACCCTGCACGCCTACAAGGAGGTACGCCGGGCCGGCTTCAAGCGGTTCGCCGGCTGCTACCGCCCCGGCGGGCCGTGGGAGCACCCGAAGGGCAAGGCCTGCGACTGGTCCCTGCAGAACAGCGGCTTCGCCCCCTGGCACAACAACGACACCCGGATGTACGGCAACAACCTCACCGCCTTCCTGATCCGCAACGCGGACCGGCTGGGCATCTACTACGTCATCTGGAACCGGCAGATCTGGTTCCCGGCGACGGGTTGGAAGTCGTACAGCGGACCGTCGAACCACACCGACCACGTGCACATGTCGCTGCTGTAG
- a CDS encoding helix-turn-helix transcriptional regulator: MAGMAAENGSTRNWTFLTNHAHVLLAIARNPTARLRDVADEVGVTERAAQAIVADLEAGGYLRRTRVGRRNEYTVNPSGHFRHPAESDRQVGDLLALFTGDPADSTR, translated from the coding sequence ATGGCGGGCATGGCAGCGGAGAACGGGAGCACCCGGAACTGGACGTTCCTCACCAACCACGCACACGTCCTGCTCGCCATCGCCCGCAATCCCACCGCCCGGCTGCGGGACGTGGCCGACGAGGTGGGCGTCACCGAGCGGGCCGCCCAGGCGATCGTCGCCGACCTGGAGGCCGGCGGGTACCTGCGACGGACCCGGGTCGGGCGACGCAACGAGTACACGGTCAACCCGAGCGGCCACTTCCGGCACCCGGCGGAGTCGGACCGCCAGGTCGGCGACCTGCTCGCCCTCTTCACCGGCGACCCGGCCGACTCCACCCGCTGA
- a CDS encoding metal-sensitive transcriptional regulator: MTTPSTPTRGYSASKDQLLARLRRVEGQVRGIEKMVDDDRYCIDVLTQISAIQAALDKVALGLLDGHARHCMHEGAAEGRADEMASEMMAAVGRLMKRG; encoded by the coding sequence ATGACCACACCGAGCACCCCGACCCGGGGCTACAGCGCCAGCAAGGACCAACTGCTCGCGCGGCTGCGCCGCGTGGAGGGGCAGGTCCGTGGCATCGAGAAGATGGTCGACGACGACCGGTACTGCATCGACGTGCTCACCCAGATCTCCGCGATCCAGGCCGCGCTGGACAAGGTCGCCCTCGGCCTGCTCGACGGGCACGCCCGGCACTGCATGCACGAGGGCGCCGCCGAGGGCCGGGCCGACGAGATGGCCAGCGAGATGATGGCCGCCGTCGGCCGCCTGATGAAGCGCGGCTGA
- a CDS encoding DUF305 domain-containing protein, translating into MLTRTIARRAALAGVAGAAVLALAACGGGDHSSDSGHGMPGAGATTGAASASAAAGFDDDDVMFAQMMIPHHQQAVQMSELADGRAQDPEVKKLAAEIKAAQAPEIATMTGWLNAWGRPVPSGSPDTGGHMDHGGMSGMMSDADMAKLKAASGTEFDRQFVTMMIAHHEGAITMAKQEIANGANAEAKAMAQQIVTAQQGEIDAMNKILARL; encoded by the coding sequence ATGCTCACTCGTACCATCGCGCGCCGTGCCGCCCTGGCCGGCGTCGCCGGCGCCGCCGTCCTCGCCCTCGCCGCCTGCGGCGGCGGCGACCACTCGTCCGACTCCGGCCACGGCATGCCGGGCGCCGGCGCCACCACCGGCGCCGCCTCCGCGAGCGCCGCGGCCGGCTTCGACGACGACGACGTGATGTTCGCGCAGATGATGATCCCGCACCACCAGCAGGCGGTGCAGATGTCCGAGCTGGCCGACGGCCGGGCCCAGGACCCGGAGGTCAAGAAGCTCGCCGCGGAGATCAAGGCGGCGCAGGCCCCGGAGATCGCCACCATGACCGGTTGGCTGAACGCCTGGGGTCGACCGGTGCCGTCCGGCAGCCCGGACACCGGCGGTCACATGGACCACGGCGGCATGTCGGGGATGATGTCCGACGCCGACATGGCGAAGTTGAAGGCCGCCTCCGGCACGGAGTTCGACCGGCAGTTCGTCACCATGATGATCGCCCACCACGAGGGTGCGATCACCATGGCCAAGCAGGAGATCGCCAACGGCGCCAACGCCGAGGCCAAGGCCATGGCGCAGCAGATCGTCACCGCCCAGCAGGGCGAGATCGACGCCATGAACAAGATCCTCGCCCGGCTCTGA
- a CDS encoding heavy-metal-associated domain-containing protein has product MVTTTYQVKGMTCGHCVNSVSTEVGAIQGVRDVQVDLATGQVTVTSESPLDTDSVRAAVDEAGYDLVEA; this is encoded by the coding sequence ATGGTCACCACCACGTACCAGGTGAAGGGCATGACCTGCGGGCACTGCGTCAACTCGGTCAGCACCGAGGTGGGCGCGATCCAGGGCGTCCGGGACGTCCAGGTCGACCTGGCCACCGGCCAGGTCACCGTCACCAGCGAGAGCCCGCTGGACACCGACTCCGTACGCGCCGCGGTCGACGAGGCCGGGTACGACCTCGTCGAGGCGTGA
- a CDS encoding carbonic anhydrase codes for MTLTDPTQALAELLAGNRRFVTGAPRHPNQDAAHRAAVADGQHPFAVIVGCSDSRLAAEIIFDRGLGDLFVVRTAGHTVGSEVLGSVEYAVSVLGTPLVVVLGHDSCGAVQAARQAARTGATPPGHLGAVVDAVTPSVRRAASQGVDDVDGIVDIHIARTVEALLDNSAVLAGEVAAGRCAVVGLSYRLAAGEARTVAAVPADVPDRAGDDQVAVVAR; via the coding sequence ATGACCCTGACCGATCCCACCCAGGCGCTCGCCGAACTGCTCGCCGGTAACCGGCGGTTCGTCACCGGCGCGCCGCGCCACCCCAACCAGGATGCCGCCCACCGGGCCGCCGTCGCCGACGGCCAGCATCCCTTCGCGGTGATCGTCGGCTGCTCGGACTCCCGCCTCGCCGCCGAGATCATCTTCGACCGGGGCCTGGGTGACCTCTTCGTCGTCCGCACCGCCGGGCACACCGTCGGCTCCGAGGTGCTGGGCAGCGTCGAGTACGCGGTCAGTGTCCTCGGCACCCCCCTGGTGGTGGTGCTCGGCCACGACTCCTGCGGAGCGGTGCAGGCGGCCCGACAGGCGGCCCGCACCGGCGCCACGCCGCCGGGCCACCTGGGCGCCGTGGTCGACGCGGTGACGCCCAGCGTGCGGCGTGCCGCGTCGCAGGGTGTCGACGACGTCGACGGGATCGTGGACATCCACATCGCGCGCACCGTCGAGGCGCTGCTGGACAACTCGGCCGTCCTGGCCGGCGAGGTGGCCGCCGGGCGGTGCGCGGTGGTCGGCCTGTCGTACCGGCTCGCCGCGGGCGAGGCCCGGACGGTGGCCGCGGTGCCCGCCGACGTGCCGGACCGGGCCGGGGACGACCAGGTGGCCGTGGTCGCCCGCTGA
- a CDS encoding WXG100 family type VII secretion target: protein MPSWEEMCQQIVVDGRPGDVTSAALGWEQLLKNLRTVKENLEKNVKDLGETWKGPAYESFKTHVEGLAKRTGGVVEDAEKHDGIVQSLKQAANDLTVAQQNFPIPASCVNDVLEARNAKLTISAGFFEMKVKPDFLGWVDPISSMMDWLNDKTEDAARVYDQVSSNYLGIEERAPGSVTDKGAQNPDLGRPDLTTGGGGGGGGGGVPSIGGSPSTGGVGGGGSPSLSGFEPPSGTGSGTPGIGSGTHPGLTPGTGGFGGGSGGVGGLPGTGSLGDEYGSGLAGAGGGLGTLPAGGGGGLPSTTGLGGGAGLGGGSGLGGGGMVPGGGALGKPVTAGMPPMMGGAAGAGGAGRGGGGRGAGRLGGMGAAMAPGMGGAAGRGGAGKGAGGVRGATAGAGRGGVAGMGGGHGAGYGEEEAARNSWLEEDEDVWGADGDATPGILR from the coding sequence ATGCCGAGCTGGGAAGAGATGTGCCAGCAGATCGTCGTCGACGGCAGGCCCGGCGACGTCACCAGCGCCGCTCTCGGCTGGGAGCAGTTGCTGAAGAACCTGCGCACGGTGAAGGAGAACCTGGAGAAGAACGTCAAGGACCTCGGCGAGACCTGGAAGGGCCCCGCGTACGAGTCGTTCAAGACGCACGTCGAGGGGCTCGCCAAGCGGACCGGCGGGGTCGTCGAGGATGCCGAGAAGCACGACGGCATCGTCCAGTCGCTGAAGCAGGCGGCCAACGACCTCACCGTGGCCCAGCAGAACTTCCCCATCCCGGCGAGCTGCGTCAACGACGTGCTGGAGGCGCGTAACGCCAAGCTCACGATCAGCGCCGGCTTCTTCGAGATGAAGGTCAAGCCCGACTTCCTCGGCTGGGTCGACCCGATCAGCTCGATGATGGACTGGTTGAACGACAAGACCGAGGACGCGGCCCGGGTCTACGACCAGGTGAGCAGCAACTACCTCGGGATCGAGGAGCGCGCGCCGGGCTCGGTGACCGACAAGGGCGCGCAGAACCCGGACCTCGGCCGGCCCGACCTGACCACCGGCGGCGGTGGCGGCGGGGGCGGTGGCGGTGTGCCGAGCATCGGCGGCTCGCCGTCGACCGGCGGCGTGGGCGGTGGCGGCAGCCCCTCGCTCAGCGGCTTCGAGCCGCCCTCCGGCACCGGTTCGGGCACGCCGGGCATCGGCTCCGGCACCCACCCCGGCCTGACGCCGGGCACCGGCGGCTTCGGCGGCGGCTCGGGTGGCGTGGGGGGTCTGCCGGGCACCGGCAGCCTCGGTGACGAGTACGGCAGCGGTCTGGCCGGCGCGGGCGGCGGGCTCGGCACCCTGCCCGCCGGCGGCGGTGGCGGTCTGCCCAGCACCACCGGCCTCGGCGGCGGCGCCGGCCTGGGTGGCGGTAGCGGCCTGGGTGGCGGCGGCATGGTCCCCGGCGGCGGCGCGCTCGGCAAGCCGGTCACCGCCGGCATGCCCCCGATGATGGGCGGCGCGGCCGGCGCCGGTGGCGCGGGCCGGGGCGGTGGCGGCCGGGGGGCCGGCCGGCTCGGCGGCATGGGCGCCGCGATGGCCCCCGGCATGGGTGGCGCTGCCGGTCGCGGTGGCGCCGGCAAGGGCGCGGGAGGCGTCCGGGGCGCCACCGCGGGCGCGGGCCGTGGCGGCGTGGCCGGCATGGGCGGCGGCCACGGGGCCGGCTACGGCGAGGAGGAGGCCGCCCGCAACAGCTGGCTGGAGGAGGACGAGGACGTCTGGGGCGCGGACGGCGACGCCACGCCCGGCATCCTGCGCTGA
- the mycP gene encoding type VII secretion-associated serine protease mycosin, with protein sequence MRESFRPGGTALTGPTRRPSRTVLSGVVAALLATLVVAPAPARAEPKCPAPAGGAAPTETPWALRRLDPASAWRITRGERVTVAVVDSGVSPVHPLLKGQVGEGRDFNGLAQMQGRCDQAGHGTIVAGIIAGRDDTGAPYSGVAPGARILPVRVLPDTQRTNDPGLPVQIAAAIRWAADQDVQVINLSLVTIDHPQLKDAVQYALDKGVVVVAAAGNRAQDQRDLPAYPAAYPGVIAVAGVDREGGHVGSSVSGNYVDIAAPGLDIVGPAPGGQGYLAEPEGGTSFAAAYVSGAAALLRSARPDLTPQQVAYRLTRTADNPPDGHNAQLGYGVVNPYRALTSLLGTRTDPPAGAMPPPASDEDPLGRQWTVALWAAGVAALLAAGLLIARPVVALGRRRGWRPGRRTEPADA encoded by the coding sequence GTGCGCGAGAGCTTCCGGCCGGGCGGGACGGCGCTGACCGGGCCCACCCGGCGCCCATCCCGGACGGTCCTCAGTGGAGTCGTGGCGGCCCTGCTCGCCACGCTCGTCGTAGCGCCCGCCCCGGCCCGGGCCGAACCGAAGTGCCCCGCCCCGGCCGGCGGGGCGGCCCCCACCGAGACGCCGTGGGCGCTGCGCCGGCTCGATCCGGCGTCCGCCTGGCGGATCACCCGGGGTGAACGGGTCACCGTGGCCGTGGTCGACTCCGGCGTCTCCCCGGTCCATCCGCTGCTCAAGGGGCAGGTGGGCGAAGGCCGCGACTTCAACGGCCTGGCGCAGATGCAGGGCCGGTGCGACCAGGCCGGACACGGCACGATCGTCGCCGGCATCATCGCCGGCCGCGACGACACCGGTGCCCCGTACAGCGGCGTCGCGCCCGGCGCGCGCATCCTGCCGGTACGCGTGCTGCCCGACACGCAGCGGACCAACGACCCCGGGCTGCCCGTGCAGATCGCGGCGGCGATCAGGTGGGCGGCCGACCAGGACGTCCAGGTGATCAACCTGTCCCTCGTCACCATCGACCACCCGCAGTTGAAGGACGCCGTCCAGTACGCCCTGGACAAGGGCGTCGTGGTGGTCGCCGCCGCCGGCAACCGGGCACAGGACCAGCGGGACCTGCCGGCGTACCCGGCCGCGTACCCGGGCGTGATCGCGGTGGCGGGCGTGGACCGGGAGGGCGGCCACGTCGGCAGCTCGGTCAGCGGCAACTACGTCGACATCGCCGCCCCCGGGCTGGACATCGTCGGCCCCGCCCCCGGCGGGCAGGGCTACCTCGCCGAGCCGGAGGGCGGGACGAGTTTCGCCGCCGCGTACGTCTCCGGCGCCGCCGCGCTGCTCCGCTCCGCCCGCCCCGACCTCACCCCGCAGCAGGTGGCCTACCGGCTGACCCGGACCGCGGACAACCCGCCCGACGGCCACAACGCCCAACTGGGGTACGGCGTGGTCAATCCGTACCGTGCGCTGACCAGCCTGCTCGGCACCCGGACCGACCCGCCGGCCGGCGCGATGCCCCCACCCGCCTCGGACGAGGACCCGCTGGGCCGGCAGTGGACCGTGGCCCTCTGGGCGGCCGGGGTGGCGGCGCTGCTCGCCGCCGGGCTGCTGATCGCCCGTCCGGTCGTGGCCCTGGGCCGGCGACGCGGCTGGCGACCGGGACGCCGCACCGAACCCGCCGACGCCTGA
- a CDS encoding heavy metal translocating P-type ATPase has product MEQHAGHGQQGGRHGGHDKHAGHDPEMFRRRFWVCLVLTLPVVLVGDMVMDWFGYSLEFPGRSLVGPVLGSVVFWWGGWPFLIGAVREVRDRAPGMMLLVAMAITVAYVASLATSLGAFDLDFWWELAALVTIMLLGHWQEMKAIGQARGALAALAALLPDDAERVGPDGAVERVPVAALSVEDVVLVRPGGRVPADGRVVEGSAELDESMVTGESRPVTREVGDRVVAGTVATDSAIRVRVEAVGDQTTLAGIQRLVAQAQQSGGRAQVLADRFAALLFYIATATAVLTAVAWSALGDRDQAVVRTVTVLVIACPHALGLAIPLVIALSTGIAARSGVLVRDQLALERMRTVDAVLFDKTGTLTKGEHVVTGVAAVPGTSEDEVLRLAAGVEAESEHPLARAIVTAAADRGGPAPATGFRSLPGRGVRAEIDGTAYAVGGPAHLREQGLTLPDALTPEARRWAERGAAVLHLVRLPDTVLGLLALADEVRPEAREAVVTLRAEGIRTIAMITGDARPVADAVAADLGFRPGDEVFAEVLPADKDEKVTELQRRGLRVAMVGDGVNDAPALARADVGIAIGAGTDVAIESAGVVLASSDPRGVGGVVRLSRAAYRKMLQNLAWAAGYNVVALPLAAGVLAGVGLTLGPALAAVLMSGSTIVVALNAQLLRRVRL; this is encoded by the coding sequence ATGGAGCAGCATGCCGGGCACGGTCAGCAGGGCGGGCGACACGGCGGGCACGACAAGCACGCCGGCCACGATCCCGAGATGTTCCGTCGCCGGTTCTGGGTCTGCCTGGTGCTGACCCTGCCGGTGGTGCTCGTCGGCGACATGGTGATGGACTGGTTCGGGTACTCCCTGGAGTTCCCGGGGCGCTCGCTGGTCGGGCCGGTGCTCGGCTCGGTGGTCTTCTGGTGGGGCGGCTGGCCGTTCCTGATCGGGGCCGTCCGCGAGGTGCGCGACCGGGCCCCGGGGATGATGCTGCTGGTCGCGATGGCGATCACGGTGGCGTACGTGGCCTCGCTGGCGACCAGCCTCGGCGCGTTCGACCTGGACTTCTGGTGGGAGCTGGCCGCCCTGGTCACCATCATGCTGCTGGGCCACTGGCAGGAGATGAAGGCCATCGGGCAGGCCCGGGGCGCGCTCGCCGCGCTGGCCGCCCTGCTGCCCGACGACGCCGAGCGGGTCGGCCCGGACGGGGCCGTCGAGCGGGTGCCGGTCGCGGCGCTGAGCGTCGAGGACGTCGTGCTGGTCCGTCCCGGTGGCCGGGTGCCGGCCGACGGGCGGGTCGTCGAGGGCTCGGCCGAGCTGGACGAGTCGATGGTCACCGGGGAGTCCCGGCCGGTGACCCGCGAGGTGGGGGACCGGGTGGTGGCCGGCACCGTCGCCACCGACTCGGCGATCCGGGTCCGTGTCGAGGCCGTCGGCGACCAGACCACGCTGGCCGGGATCCAGCGCCTGGTGGCCCAGGCCCAGCAGTCCGGTGGGCGGGCCCAGGTGCTCGCGGACCGGTTCGCGGCGCTGCTGTTCTACATCGCCACCGCCACCGCCGTGCTGACCGCCGTGGCCTGGTCCGCGCTGGGCGACCGGGACCAGGCGGTGGTGCGGACCGTCACGGTCCTGGTGATCGCCTGCCCGCACGCGCTGGGGCTGGCGATCCCGCTGGTGATCGCGCTCTCCACCGGGATCGCCGCCCGGTCCGGGGTGCTGGTCCGCGACCAGCTCGCGCTGGAGCGGATGCGGACCGTCGACGCGGTGCTCTTCGACAAGACCGGCACGCTGACGAAGGGCGAGCACGTGGTCACCGGGGTGGCCGCCGTGCCGGGCACCAGCGAGGACGAGGTGCTGCGGCTGGCCGCCGGGGTGGAGGCCGAGAGCGAGCACCCGCTGGCCCGGGCGATCGTCACGGCCGCCGCCGACCGTGGCGGCCCGGCCCCGGCCACCGGCTTCCGGTCGCTGCCGGGCCGCGGCGTGCGCGCCGAGATCGACGGTACGGCGTACGCGGTGGGTGGGCCGGCCCACCTGCGCGAGCAGGGGCTGACGCTGCCCGACGCGCTGACCCCGGAGGCCCGCCGCTGGGCGGAGCGCGGGGCGGCGGTGCTGCACCTGGTCCGCCTGCCGGACACCGTCCTCGGTCTGCTCGCCCTCGCCGACGAGGTGCGACCCGAGGCGCGGGAGGCGGTCGTCACGCTGCGCGCCGAGGGGATCCGGACCATCGCGATGATCACCGGGGACGCCCGGCCGGTCGCCGACGCCGTCGCCGCCGACCTCGGGTTCCGCCCGGGTGACGAGGTCTTCGCCGAGGTGCTCCCGGCCGACAAGGACGAGAAGGTGACCGAACTCCAGCGCCGGGGGCTGCGGGTCGCCATGGTCGGCGACGGGGTCAACGACGCGCCGGCGCTGGCCCGGGCGGACGTGGGCATCGCGATCGGGGCCGGCACCGACGTGGCGATCGAGTCGGCCGGGGTGGTGCTCGCCTCCTCCGACCCGCGCGGGGTCGGTGGCGTGGTCCGGCTCTCCCGGGCCGCGTACCGGAAGATGCTGCAGAACCTGGCCTGGGCGGCCGGCTACAACGTGGTGGCGCTGCCGCTGGCGGCCGGCGTGCTGGCCGGGGTCGGGCTGACGCTCGGCCCGGCGCTCGCCGCCGTGCTGATGTCCGGCTCGACGATCGTGGTGGCGCTCAACGCGCAACTGCTGCGGCGGGTACGCCTCTGA
- a CDS encoding YibE/F family protein produces the protein MGADHTRPAPSTPPGVRRILVATVVPLFVLTVIVALVLWPRDTPTKDTGGDVPRYHGTVTRVVTEPCPPTPEAPEGSPGTADGPCGTVTVKVEQGPDAGQQVQTPVPAGPGAPTVAVGDEVVLVELTDPADPTASSYNIAEHQRGEPLIWLVALFAAAIVAFGRLRGLAALAGLAASFAILLTFVVPGISGGGSPLLIAITGSALIMFVVLYLTHGITAQTSVAVLGTLGSLVLTGVLGSLATAAAHLTGFGSEEATTLSMYQRDVDLHGLLLAGIIIGSLGVLDDVTVTQAATVTELAHANPGLSRMQLYRAATRVGRAHIASTVNTIVLAYAGASLPLLLLLTADSRPVGQILTSEFLAQEIVRSAVATLGLIAAVPLTTGLAALVTTAGRAPEADPVRDPDPTPKPRPAVDRDAALEALSAGRPGTPSTPAPARWPDPGRSTDTAW, from the coding sequence ATGGGCGCCGACCACACCCGTCCCGCTCCGTCCACCCCGCCGGGGGTGCGACGGATCCTCGTCGCGACGGTGGTGCCGCTGTTCGTCCTCACGGTGATCGTCGCGCTGGTGCTCTGGCCGCGGGACACGCCGACGAAGGACACCGGCGGTGACGTGCCGCGCTACCACGGCACGGTGACCCGGGTGGTGACCGAGCCCTGCCCGCCGACGCCGGAGGCGCCCGAGGGGTCGCCCGGCACGGCCGACGGCCCGTGCGGGACGGTGACGGTCAAGGTCGAGCAGGGCCCGGACGCCGGCCAGCAGGTCCAGACGCCGGTGCCGGCCGGCCCGGGCGCACCGACCGTCGCCGTGGGCGACGAGGTCGTGCTGGTGGAGCTGACCGACCCGGCGGACCCGACGGCCAGCAGCTACAACATCGCCGAGCACCAGCGGGGGGAACCGCTGATCTGGCTGGTGGCGCTCTTCGCGGCCGCGATCGTGGCGTTCGGGCGGCTGCGCGGCCTCGCGGCGCTCGCCGGGCTGGCCGCGAGCTTCGCCATCCTCCTCACCTTCGTGGTGCCGGGCATCTCCGGCGGCGGCTCGCCGCTGCTGATCGCGATCACCGGCTCCGCCCTGATCATGTTCGTGGTGCTGTACCTCACCCACGGGATCACCGCGCAGACGTCCGTGGCCGTCCTCGGCACCCTCGGCAGCCTGGTGCTGACCGGAGTCCTCGGCAGCCTGGCCACCGCCGCCGCGCACCTGACCGGGTTCGGCAGCGAGGAGGCCACCACGCTGTCGATGTACCAGCGCGACGTGGACCTGCACGGGCTGCTGCTGGCCGGCATCATCATCGGCTCGCTCGGCGTGCTCGACGACGTCACGGTCACCCAGGCGGCCACCGTCACCGAGCTGGCGCACGCCAACCCCGGGCTGTCCCGGATGCAGCTCTACCGGGCCGCCACCCGGGTCGGCCGGGCGCACATCGCCTCCACGGTGAACACCATCGTGCTCGCCTACGCCGGCGCCTCGCTGCCGCTGCTGCTCCTGCTGACCGCCGACAGCCGGCCGGTGGGGCAGATCCTCACCAGCGAGTTCCTGGCCCAGGAGATCGTCCGCAGCGCGGTGGCGACGCTGGGGCTGATCGCCGCCGTACCGCTGACCACCGGCCTGGCCGCGCTGGTCACCACCGCCGGCCGCGCTCCGGAGGCCGACCCGGTGCGCGACCCGGATCCCACCCCGAAGCCTCGCCCCGCCGTCGACCGGGACGCCGCGCTGGAGGCGCTGAGCGCGGGCCGTCCCGGCACCCCGTCCACCCCGGCCCCCGCACGGTGGCCCGACCCCGGAAGGAGCACGGACACCGCATGGTGA
- a CDS encoding SHOCT domain-containing protein has protein sequence MMGYGPMMGAMWVWTLLALAVLAGLGYLAYRLTREQPRTPVDSTARTILDERYARGEIDDEEYHRRRDVLRTAG, from the coding sequence ATGATGGGGTACGGCCCGATGATGGGCGCCATGTGGGTCTGGACGCTGCTGGCGCTGGCCGTGCTGGCGGGACTGGGTTATCTGGCGTACCGCCTGACCCGGGAGCAGCCCCGGACGCCGGTGGACTCCACCGCGCGGACGATCCTCGACGAGCGCTACGCGCGCGGCGAGATCGACGACGAGGAGTACCACCGACGCCGGGACGTGCTACGGACCGCCGGCTGA